In Mycobacterium sp. 050128, one genomic interval encodes:
- a CDS encoding MaoC family dehydratase, protein MKVIKSVDDALATIGQELGVSRWVDIDQSRIDAFADVTMDHQWIHVDVEKARAESPYGATIAHGFLTLSLIPGVSKDNYRVENAKMGINYGLNKVRFLSAVTAGSRIRVRSELADAAKVADDTVNLTVRHTVEIDGVDKPAAVAELIARFVW, encoded by the coding sequence GTGAAGGTGATCAAGTCCGTGGACGATGCGCTTGCGACGATTGGCCAGGAACTCGGCGTCAGCCGGTGGGTTGACATCGACCAGAGCCGGATCGACGCTTTCGCCGACGTCACCATGGATCACCAGTGGATCCACGTCGACGTCGAGAAGGCCAGGGCCGAAAGCCCTTACGGCGCAACGATCGCGCACGGCTTCCTGACGCTCTCGCTCATCCCCGGTGTGAGTAAGGACAACTACCGCGTCGAGAATGCCAAAATGGGCATCAATTACGGCCTGAACAAGGTGCGGTTCCTGTCCGCGGTCACCGCGGGCAGCCGCATCCGGGTGCGATCCGAGCTCGCGGACGCCGCCAAGGTCGCCGACGACACGGTGAACCTCACCGTGCGTCACACCGTCGAGATCGACGGCGTCGACAAACCGGCCGCGGTGGCCGAACTGATCGCTAGGTTCGTCTGGTGA